The following proteins are encoded in a genomic region of Opitutus sp.:
- a CDS encoding heme-binding domain-containing protein, translated as MRTFSQTLLGLLIFFVTIQFIRTKKNIAAGPDPRDILAIHPAPPEVQKILRNACYDCHSNTTRYPWYAEIQPLSLWMASHVKNGKQNLNFSTFFDYPAKRADAKLEAAADAVAEGEMPLPSYTLAHPDARLTPEQVKALTDWITAVRSRILASEPEAP; from the coding sequence ATGCGCACGTTTAGCCAAACCCTGCTCGGCCTCCTCATTTTTTTTGTGACGATTCAGTTCATCCGCACCAAAAAAAACATCGCCGCAGGGCCCGACCCGCGTGACATCCTGGCCATTCACCCGGCCCCGCCCGAAGTGCAGAAAATCCTGCGCAACGCCTGCTACGACTGCCATTCCAACACCACCCGTTACCCCTGGTACGCCGAAATCCAACCGCTCAGTTTGTGGATGGCCTCCCACGTCAAAAACGGGAAACAGAACCTCAATTTTTCCACCTTCTTCGACTACCCCGCCAAACGCGCCGACGCCAAACTTGAAGCCGCAGCCGATGCCGTCGCCGAGGGCGAGATGCCCCTGCCGTCCTACACACTCGCCCACCCCGACGCTCGGCTCACCCCCGAACAAGTCAAAGCCCTCACCGATTGGATAACCGCCGTGCGCAGCCGCATCCTTGCCAGCGAACCCGAAGCCCCATGA
- a CDS encoding NAD(P)H-dependent oxidoreductase, whose product MNAPESLRRPQILLLNASLAGDFGNTAAALDHMAALLAPHARVARHTLATEPGFAACCEALAAADAVVIGTGTHWDSWSSHLQRFLEEATPAEGTALWLGKPVACFVTEHSVGGKGVLSRLQGVLVTLGGLIPPMSGVVLSLAAQTAAQSDPASATDASQDFWCADDLAVVSHNLLAATAQLRLAPPNWQTWPVDRTGFDQRWIRV is encoded by the coding sequence ATGAACGCCCCCGAAAGCCTCCGCCGCCCGCAGATCCTTCTGCTCAACGCCTCGCTCGCTGGCGACTTCGGCAACACCGCCGCCGCCCTCGACCACATGGCCGCCCTGCTCGCACCCCATGCCAGGGTCGCCCGCCACACCCTCGCCACGGAGCCGGGCTTCGCGGCCTGTTGCGAGGCGCTTGCTGCCGCCGATGCAGTGGTGATCGGTACCGGCACACACTGGGATTCGTGGAGCAGCCACCTCCAACGCTTTTTGGAAGAAGCCACGCCCGCCGAGGGCACCGCGCTCTGGCTGGGCAAACCAGTCGCCTGCTTCGTCACCGAACACTCCGTGGGCGGCAAGGGCGTACTTTCGCGCCTCCAGGGCGTGCTGGTGACCCTCGGGGGCTTGATACCGCCGATGAGCGGCGTAGTCCTCTCACTCGCCGCGCAAACCGCCGCGCAGTCCGATCCTGCGAGCGCGACCGATGCCTCGCAGGACTTCTGGTGCGCCGACGACCTCGCGGTGGTTTCCCACAACCTGCTGGCCGCCACCGCACAGCTGCGCCTGGCACCGCCGAACTGGCAAACTTGGCCGGTCGATCGCACAGGCTTTGACCAGCGCTGGATCCGCGTTTAA
- a CDS encoding DUF4202 domain-containing protein, whose amino-acid sequence MNDQPYALARSLIDSAHAADPARTPEGHAAELIYADRVEAWVNRLDVAATLILRLAARCQHLERWLTPRATFPEGKVGYLSWRRSLYTKQAERARAILLSAGVPADEAADAATWISKSGLKTNPGTQVLEDAAVLVFLENEIADFAAKNADYPREKFIDILQKTWRKLSPAGQQAALGLDLPPAIAGLIHDALAG is encoded by the coding sequence ATGAACGACCAACCCTACGCCCTCGCCCGCTCCTTGATCGATTCCGCGCACGCCGCCGACCCGGCCCGCACGCCCGAGGGTCACGCCGCTGAACTGATCTACGCCGACCGCGTAGAAGCCTGGGTTAACCGCCTCGACGTCGCCGCCACACTGATACTTCGACTCGCCGCTCGCTGCCAACACCTCGAACGCTGGCTCACCCCACGCGCCACGTTTCCCGAGGGCAAAGTGGGATACCTGTCGTGGCGGCGCTCCCTCTACACGAAACAAGCCGAACGCGCCCGGGCCATACTGCTCTCCGCAGGCGTGCCCGCCGACGAAGCCGCCGACGCCGCCACCTGGATCTCCAAGTCCGGCCTGAAAACCAACCCCGGCACGCAAGTGCTCGAAGACGCCGCCGTGCTCGTGTTTTTGGAAAACGAAATCGCGGATTTTGCCGCCAAAAACGCGGATTATCCGCGCGAAAAGTTCATCGATATCCTGCAAAAAACCTGGCGAAAACTCAGCCCGGCCGGCCAGCAAGCCGCGCTCGGCCTTGACCTGCCGCCCGCGATCGCCGGCCTGATCCACGACGCCCTCGCCGGCTAA
- the trpS gene encoding tryptophan--tRNA ligase yields MRILTGIQPSGQLHIGNYFGAIKPAVELQSRGDCTYFIADYHSMTSLTDAAQRRQNSLDVALDWLACGLDPQKSVLFRQSDVPEVCELMWILGTLTPMGLLERAHSYKDKTAKGISPNFGLFAYPVLMAADILLYDSNLVPVGRDQKQHVEMTRDIAIKFNHTYGDTFVVPESEIRDETALVPGLDGQKMSKSYDNTLPIFGDEKALRKKIMGIVMDSRTPAEPKPDADKNIAIQLLKLLAPAEVAADTERHLREGGLGYGDLKKALFEHYWTFFAPYRTKRAELAGNLDHVHAVLKDGADRARATSSQVLGRARKACGLA; encoded by the coding sequence ATGCGTATTCTCACCGGCATCCAGCCCTCCGGGCAGCTTCACATCGGCAACTATTTTGGCGCGATCAAACCCGCCGTTGAGCTGCAGTCGCGCGGGGACTGCACCTATTTCATCGCCGATTACCACTCGATGACCTCGCTCACCGACGCCGCCCAGCGTCGCCAGAACTCGCTGGATGTCGCGCTCGACTGGCTGGCCTGCGGTCTCGATCCGCAGAAAAGCGTGCTGTTTCGCCAAAGCGACGTACCCGAGGTCTGCGAGCTGATGTGGATCCTCGGCACGCTCACCCCGATGGGACTCTTGGAGCGCGCGCACAGCTACAAGGACAAGACCGCCAAAGGCATTTCCCCAAACTTCGGCCTGTTTGCCTACCCGGTGCTGATGGCGGCCGACATCCTCCTTTACGACTCCAACCTGGTGCCCGTGGGCCGCGACCAAAAGCAACACGTCGAAATGACCCGCGACATCGCCATCAAGTTTAACCACACCTACGGCGACACCTTTGTCGTGCCGGAGTCGGAGATTCGCGACGAGACGGCGCTGGTGCCGGGGCTGGATGGCCAGAAGATGAGCAAAAGCTACGACAACACCCTGCCTATTTTCGGCGACGAGAAGGCGCTTCGAAAAAAGATCATGGGCATCGTGATGGACAGCCGCACCCCGGCCGAGCCCAAGCCCGACGCCGATAAAAACATCGCGATCCAACTGCTCAAGTTACTCGCTCCGGCGGAAGTCGCGGCGGACACGGAACGCCACCTGCGCGAAGGCGGCCTGGGTTATGGCGACCTGAAGAAGGCGCTCTTCGAACATTACTGGACGTTTTTTGCGCCCTATCGGACCAAGCGGGCCGAGCTCGCGGGCAACCTCGACCACGTCCACGCCGTGCTGAAAGACGGTGCCGACCGGGCCAGGGCGACGTCCAGCCAGGTGTTAGGCCGCGCCCGCAAAGCCTGCGGACTGGCCTAA
- the hemC gene encoding hydroxymethylbilane synthase, translated as MSSPVLRLATRKSPLALAQSAQVAAHLRATLGVEVELLKIVTTGDQRIEWSLEKQGGKGLFTKELEETLLRGDADLAVHSCKDLPGEIPAGLAVAGYMPREDPRDMLVLREGIESPATIATSSPRRRLQLAMMFPDATFTEIRGNVDTRLRKIAQDGVADATVLATAGLRRLGIGGWVGAEFHALACEHMVPAVGQAAIAIQTRSADAARFAAVLDHRTSRAVTLERAFQAALGGGCQTAFAAHVTADTLWFYHHEIGLRSLPLSDAEIDNPVETARVILKHFGFQI; from the coding sequence GTGTCCTCACCCGTCCTCCGACTCGCCACCCGTAAGAGCCCGCTTGCCCTCGCTCAATCCGCGCAGGTTGCCGCGCACCTGCGCGCTACGCTCGGCGTCGAAGTCGAGTTGTTGAAAATCGTCACCACCGGCGACCAACGCATCGAGTGGTCCCTCGAAAAACAGGGCGGCAAGGGGCTTTTCACCAAGGAACTCGAAGAGACCTTGCTGCGCGGTGACGCAGATCTCGCCGTGCATAGCTGCAAAGACTTGCCGGGCGAAATTCCCGCCGGTCTGGCGGTCGCCGGTTACATGCCGCGCGAAGATCCGCGCGACATGCTGGTGCTGCGCGAGGGCATTGAGTCACCGGCGACCATCGCCACCAGCAGTCCGCGCCGCCGACTCCAGTTGGCGATGATGTTTCCCGACGCCACGTTCACGGAAATCCGAGGCAATGTGGATACGCGTCTGCGTAAGATCGCCCAGGACGGCGTGGCCGACGCCACCGTGCTGGCTACGGCCGGGTTACGCCGCCTAGGTATTGGTGGCTGGGTTGGGGCTGAGTTCCATGCGCTGGCCTGTGAGCACATGGTGCCCGCCGTGGGGCAGGCCGCCATCGCGATCCAAACCCGCTCGGCCGATGCGGCGCGTTTCGCCGCCGTACTGGATCACCGCACCTCGCGCGCCGTCACCTTGGAACGCGCTTTTCAGGCCGCCTTGGGCGGTGGTTGCCAAACGGCTTTCGCGGCCCATGTCACCGCCGATACCCTCTGGTTTTATCACCACGAAATCGGGTTGAGGAGTCTTCCGCTCAGCGATGCCGAGATCGACAATCCGGTCGAGACGGCGCGGGTTATTTTAAAACATTTCGGATTTCAGATTTAG
- a CDS encoding UDP-N-acetylglucosamine diphosphorylase, whose protein sequence is MLAADFFALPPSLAPFAAQFRADAAPWDWLKQISAALGQLPPPAAARTLPPGVHIEGAVWIDPSVKLPAYATIIGPAWIGAKTEIRPGAYIRGNVIVGEGCVLGNSCEFKNCLLLDGVQVPHFSYVGDSILGNRAHLGAGVILSNLRLDQKPISVRLPTGVFETGLRKFGAILGDGAEVGCNAVLNPGTLLGKRALVMPTTSFGGYLPEATIARIRGAVTQFPRRD, encoded by the coding sequence ATGCTCGCCGCCGACTTCTTCGCCCTACCGCCGTCGCTCGCCCCCTTTGCCGCACAGTTCCGCGCCGACGCCGCTCCGTGGGACTGGTTAAAACAAATCTCCGCCGCCCTTGGCCAACTTCCGCCTCCCGCAGCTGCCCGTACGCTGCCGCCAGGGGTTCACATTGAAGGCGCGGTGTGGATCGACCCGTCGGTGAAACTGCCCGCCTACGCCACGATCATCGGGCCGGCTTGGATTGGTGCTAAAACCGAGATCCGCCCCGGTGCCTACATCCGCGGCAACGTGATTGTGGGCGAAGGCTGCGTGCTCGGTAACTCCTGTGAATTTAAGAACTGCCTGCTGCTCGACGGCGTGCAGGTGCCCCACTTCAGCTACGTAGGCGATTCGATTTTGGGCAACCGCGCCCACCTTGGTGCCGGCGTGATTTTGTCCAACCTTCGCCTCGACCAAAAACCCATCTCCGTGCGCCTTCCCACCGGCGTCTTCGAAACCGGACTGCGGAAGTTTGGGGCGATTCTGGGCGATGGTGCCGAGGTGGGCTGCAACGCGGTCCTCAACCCCGGAACCCTCCTCGGCAAACGCGCCTTGGTCATGCCAACCACCTCCTTCGGCGGCTACCTGCCTGAGGCCACCATCGCCCGCATTCGCGGCGCCGTGACGCAATTCCCGCGCCGGGATTGA
- a CDS encoding IS630 family transposase — translation MGRKAVRITCSEGDQQSLEKRATSRIESRQRVERARMILGCVSGEQVQEVARRCNTRPNTVIKWRDRFVLLGMKGLDDAARPGAKRTYGEDFRDRVLALLEGPPPPGQARWDGPAVARVLGGSVHAVWRVLRKEGICLQRQRSWCVSTDKQFAAKAADIVGLYLSPPEKALVISVDEKPGIQALERATGYVETDNGKIVQGLKSTYKRHGTLNLFAALDVATGLIKTQKTTLKRREEFLLFMDQVVADHPPERELHVILDNYCTHKKCDAWLARHPNVHFHFTPTSASWLNQVEIWFGILTRKALRGANFRSVAELSQAIDAFVAAYLPNAKPFKWRKREVKGSQLRNTIINLRN, via the coding sequence ATGGGACGAAAAGCCGTGCGAATCACTTGTAGCGAGGGGGATCAGCAATCCCTAGAAAAACGGGCAACCAGCCGGATTGAGTCGAGGCAGCGAGTTGAGCGCGCCCGGATGATCCTTGGGTGCGTGAGTGGCGAGCAGGTGCAAGAGGTGGCGCGCCGCTGCAACACCAGGCCGAACACCGTAATAAAGTGGAGGGATCGCTTTGTGCTGCTTGGCATGAAGGGGCTGGATGATGCGGCACGGCCGGGCGCGAAGCGCACCTACGGTGAGGACTTTCGAGATCGGGTGCTGGCTTTATTGGAAGGGCCACCCCCTCCGGGGCAGGCGCGCTGGGATGGTCCAGCGGTGGCCCGTGTGCTCGGCGGCTCGGTGCACGCGGTCTGGCGAGTGCTGCGCAAGGAGGGCATTTGCCTGCAGCGCCAGCGCTCGTGGTGCGTGAGCACTGACAAGCAGTTCGCAGCCAAGGCAGCCGATATCGTCGGGCTCTACCTGAGCCCACCGGAAAAGGCATTGGTGATAAGTGTGGATGAAAAGCCTGGCATCCAAGCCCTAGAGCGCGCCACCGGTTACGTGGAGACCGACAATGGTAAAATCGTCCAGGGACTCAAAAGCACCTACAAGCGCCACGGTACACTCAACTTGTTCGCTGCCCTTGATGTGGCCACGGGCTTGATCAAGACGCAGAAAACCACCCTTAAGCGCCGGGAGGAGTTCCTGCTGTTCATGGACCAAGTGGTGGCGGATCACCCGCCCGAGAGAGAACTCCACGTGATTTTGGATAATTATTGCACCCACAAAAAGTGCGACGCTTGGCTCGCTCGGCACCCCAATGTCCACTTCCACTTTACCCCAACCTCGGCGAGTTGGCTCAATCAAGTTGAAATCTGGTTCGGCATACTAACAAGGAAGGCGCTACGGGGCGCGAACTTCAGAAGCGTCGCCGAACTTAGTCAGGCCATTGACGCTTTCGTCGCCGCCTACCTGCCCAATGCCAAGCCGTTCAAG
- the cobA gene encoding uroporphyrinogen-III C-methyltransferase, translating into MSSSTGIVHLVGAGPGDLGLVTFRAKELISQADVLVYDYLVHPELVKWCRPECEVVYVGKKAGCHTVPQEEIETLLVTHAQAGKKVVRLKGGDPYIFGRGGEEARALAKAGIPFEVVPGVTAAIAAGAYAGIPLTYRNQSTALVLLTGHEDPTKSETQVNWRSYGALKNTTLAIYMGMGRLEFILAELQAGGLSAETPAAVVQWASLGRQRSVTGTVATLAGLVAQSGLSAPSIIFVGEVVRDHESIDWFEHLPLFGRRVAITRTRDQNSELRDKLETLGAEVLELPLIHISKDVDRQGFVEILTELGGYDWIVFTSANGVRFFFEDFLKGFRDIRALGMLRFACVGKATALEIERYHIKVECMPDTSTGSSLADALIATESLDSAKVIVVTGNLNRDVLVRKLEAAGAIVDSMLLYKTEKTDLTSDPIADDFREKGADAILFASSSAVQSFSEQSAALALSPEAKLPLIGSIGPQTSETMKKVGMTIAFESKKPSLDALIDGLIKNLKAVKRS; encoded by the coding sequence ATGTCCTCCTCCACAGGTATTGTTCATCTCGTCGGTGCCGGTCCCGGCGATCTCGGTTTGGTCACGTTCCGCGCCAAGGAGTTGATCTCCCAGGCCGATGTTTTGGTGTACGACTACCTCGTGCACCCCGAGTTGGTGAAGTGGTGCCGCCCTGAGTGTGAGGTTGTTTATGTGGGCAAAAAAGCGGGTTGCCACACCGTTCCCCAAGAGGAAATCGAGACGCTGCTCGTCACGCACGCTCAAGCCGGCAAGAAGGTCGTGCGGCTCAAGGGCGGCGACCCGTACATCTTTGGCCGCGGTGGCGAGGAAGCCCGCGCCCTGGCCAAAGCCGGAATTCCCTTCGAGGTCGTACCGGGTGTGACCGCTGCCATCGCCGCCGGCGCCTACGCAGGCATTCCTTTAACCTATCGCAACCAAAGCACCGCGCTGGTCCTGCTCACCGGCCACGAGGACCCCACCAAGTCCGAAACCCAGGTGAACTGGCGCAGCTACGGCGCGTTAAAAAACACCACGCTCGCCATCTACATGGGCATGGGGCGACTCGAGTTTATCCTCGCCGAATTGCAGGCCGGCGGGCTCTCCGCTGAAACCCCCGCAGCCGTTGTGCAATGGGCCTCGTTGGGCCGCCAGCGCAGCGTCACCGGCACCGTTGCCACACTGGCTGGCTTGGTGGCGCAATCCGGCCTGAGTGCGCCCTCCATTATTTTTGTCGGCGAAGTCGTGCGCGATCATGAGTCGATCGACTGGTTCGAGCACCTGCCGCTCTTCGGGCGCCGCGTTGCGATCACCCGCACGCGCGACCAGAACAGCGAACTGCGCGACAAACTCGAAACCCTCGGCGCCGAGGTGCTCGAACTTCCGCTCATCCACATCAGCAAGGACGTGGACCGCCAGGGCTTCGTGGAAATTTTAACCGAACTCGGTGGCTACGATTGGATCGTGTTCACCAGCGCCAATGGCGTGCGTTTCTTCTTTGAGGACTTCCTTAAGGGTTTCCGCGACATCCGTGCGCTCGGCATGTTGCGCTTTGCCTGCGTGGGCAAGGCGACCGCCCTCGAAATCGAGCGTTACCACATCAAGGTCGAGTGCATGCCCGACACCTCAACGGGTTCGTCTTTGGCCGATGCGTTAATCGCCACCGAAAGTTTGGACAGCGCCAAGGTGATCGTGGTGACGGGCAACCTGAACCGCGACGTGCTGGTGCGTAAACTCGAGGCCGCCGGAGCCATCGTGGATAGCATGCTGCTTTATAAGACCGAGAAAACCGATCTGACCAGCGACCCGATTGCCGACGATTTCCGTGAAAAGGGGGCCGATGCGATCCTCTTCGCGAGCTCATCGGCCGTGCAGTCCTTCAGTGAGCAATCCGCCGCGCTAGCCTTGTCCCCCGAAGCCAAACTGCCGCTGATCGGCAGCATTGGGCCGCAAACCAGTGAGACGATGAAGAAGGTCGGTATGACAATCGCCTTTGAGTCCAAGAAGCCGAGTCTCGACGCGCTGATCGACGGCCTGATTAAAAACCTGAAGGCGGTAAAGCGGAGCTGA
- the ilvC gene encoding ketol-acid reductoisomerase codes for MPAKVYTDKDADLGLFKDKTIAVLGYGSQGHAHALNLKDSGVKVIIGLYEGSKSKPVAEKHGFTVVSTAEAVKQADIILVGLPDMKQADVYTKDIAPNLKKGKTLIFSHGLAIHFGLITVPADIDVILVAPKGPGHMVRRLYVEGKGMPALIGVFQDKSKKAKKNALAWAKGIGSTRAGVLETTFKEETETDLFGEQAVLCGGASALVQAGFETLVEAGYQPEMAYFECLHELKLICDLMYEKGISGMRFSISETAKYGDITRGPRVINANTKKEMKKILTEIQNGKFVKQWVAEYKGGLKNYNALLKAGEKHQIEKTGERLRSLMPWMPKRDISGVAGSYAN; via the coding sequence ATGCCCGCTAAAGTATACACCGACAAAGACGCCGATCTCGGCCTCTTCAAAGACAAGACCATTGCTGTGCTCGGCTACGGCTCCCAAGGCCACGCGCACGCCCTGAACCTGAAGGACTCCGGCGTTAAGGTCATCATCGGCCTTTACGAGGGTTCCAAGTCCAAGCCCGTTGCTGAAAAGCACGGCTTCACGGTCGTTTCGACCGCCGAGGCTGTTAAGCAGGCCGACATCATCCTGGTCGGTCTTCCCGACATGAAGCAGGCTGACGTCTACACCAAGGACATCGCCCCCAACCTGAAGAAGGGCAAAACCCTGATCTTCTCGCACGGCCTCGCGATCCACTTCGGTTTGATCACCGTTCCCGCCGACATCGACGTGATCCTGGTCGCCCCCAAGGGCCCCGGCCACATGGTCCGCCGCCTCTATGTTGAAGGCAAAGGTATGCCCGCCCTCATTGGCGTGTTCCAAGACAAGTCCAAGAAGGCCAAGAAGAACGCCCTCGCCTGGGCCAAGGGCATCGGCTCGACCCGCGCTGGCGTCCTCGAGACCACCTTCAAAGAAGAGACCGAGACCGACCTCTTCGGTGAACAGGCCGTGCTGTGCGGTGGCGCTTCCGCCCTCGTTCAGGCCGGTTTTGAAACCCTCGTCGAGGCTGGTTACCAGCCCGAGATGGCCTACTTCGAGTGCTTGCACGAGCTGAAGCTCATCTGCGACCTCATGTACGAAAAGGGCATCTCCGGTATGCGCTTCTCCATCTCCGAGACCGCCAAGTATGGCGACATCACCCGTGGTCCCCGCGTGATCAACGCGAACACGAAGAAGGAAATGAAGAAGATCCTCACCGAGATCCAAAACGGTAAGTTCGTTAAGCAGTGGGTCGCCGAGTACAAGGGCGGCCTCAAGAACTACAACGCCCTCCTCAAGGCCGGCGAAAAACACCAAATCGAGAAGACCGGTGAGCGTCTCCGCAGCCTGATGCCTTGGATGCCCAAGCGCGACATCAGCGGCGTTGCCGGTTCCTACGCCAACTAA